One window from the genome of Anguilla rostrata isolate EN2019 chromosome 5, ASM1855537v3, whole genome shotgun sequence encodes:
- the LOC135254456 gene encoding fatty acid-binding protein, intestinal-like has protein sequence MTFNGTWKVDRSENYEKFMEQMGINMVKRKLAAHDNLKIIIEQDGDKFQVKESSAFRTVEINFTLGVDFEYSLADGTELKGTWALEGETLKGKFTRKDNGKELITTRIVSGDEMIQSYNYEGVDAKRIFKRG, from the exons ATGACGTTCAACGGCACCTGGAAAGTGGACCGAAGCGAGAACTATGAGAAATTCATGGAGCAGATGG GCATCAATATGGTGAAGCGGAAACTGGCGGCTCACGACAACCTGAAGATTATCATCGAGCAGGACGGAGACAAGTTCCAGGTGAAGGAGAGCAGCGCGTTCCGGACGGTCGAAATCAACTTCACCCTGGGCGTCGACTTCGAATACAGTCTGGCGGACGGGACCGAACTCAAG GGAACCTGGGCCCTGGAAGGTGAAACACTTAAAGGGAAGTTCACCCGGAAGGACAACGGCAAGGAACTGATTACCACCAGGATTGTTTCTGGTGATGAGATGATACAG TCCTACAACTATGAGGGCGTCGATGCCAAGAGGATCTTCAAGCGGGGTTAG